Genomic DNA from Prevotella intermedia ATCC 25611 = DSM 20706:
AATAGGAAACGTTGCGTTGGAACAGATGGATAAGCTAAAAGCCTTTCAACACCCTATGTTTGTCGGTGTAGATTTAGACGATTGTGCAGATGTGCAGACCGCAATAAAGACTTTGACTGAATAGAATGGATACGCAAGACGATACTATGAAGAAAGTAAAGTGTGTGATAATAGACAATTACGATTCGTTTACTTACAACTTGGTTCATCTTTTACACGAATTGGGAGCTGAGGTTTCAGTGAAGCAGAACGATAAGTTTGCTTTGGAAGATTTGGAAGAATACGATAAGATAGTGCTGAGTCCCGGTCCTGGCGTACCTTCTGAAGCAGGTTTATTGCTCGAAGTTATTCGTCGCTATGCTGCTACCAAACCCATGTTGGGCGTATGCTTGGGGCATCAAGCCATTGCAGAAGCCTTTGGTGGAAAGATAGAAAAGCTGTCAAATGTATTCCACGGAGTAGAAACACCGATAAATGTAGATACGCATACAAGTTTGTTCAACGGCTTGCCCACACAGTTTTCGGTTGGCAGATACCATAGTTGGGTGGTTTCAAAGGACAGTTTCCCCTCTGAATTGGAGGTGATTGCTGAAACTGCTGATGGATTGATAATGGCTTTGCAACATAAGGAATACGACTTGTATGGTATTCAGTTTCACCCAGAAAGCGTGCTGACACCAATGGGAAAAGCCATTGTAGAGAACTGGTTGGCTATCTGAAAAATAATTGTAGTTGCTATGGAAGAGAAACAGGAAAGATATGTTGATACGATAACAGACGATAAAAACGATTGGTATGCCATTCGTTTATACACCACGAAACAAGAAGAAGTGGCGCAGTTTTTTACTGAAAAGGGGATAGAAACTTTTATTCCAAAACAATATGTAGCTGAAGAGGACAAGCAGGGTAGGGTGCATCAGAAGCTGAAACCTGTTGTGCGCAACCTTCTTTTTGTTAAGAAGACAATGGAAGATACCGATTTTAAACGTTTAGTATACGAATCAAACTTTAAGATGAGCGTACTGACAAAGGCAGAAGACAATAGCAAGTACAGCTTAATTCCCCACGACCAGATGTATGAATTCCGTTTAATGTGTAATCCTGATGTTCATATTCGCAAATTCATTTCTGCCGAAGAAGCCCGCTTGAAGGCAGGCGATGCAGTGCTTGTGAAGTTCGGTCCACTGAAAGGAATGACAGGAAGGCTGGTTCGTTCCAGCAAAAAGTATTATCTACTCAAGGAGATTCCAGGCATT
This window encodes:
- a CDS encoding anthranilate synthase component II gives rise to the protein MKKVKCVIIDNYDSFTYNLVHLLHELGAEVSVKQNDKFALEDLEEYDKIVLSPGPGVPSEAGLLLEVIRRYAATKPMLGVCLGHQAIAEAFGGKIEKLSNVFHGVETPINVDTHTSLFNGLPTQFSVGRYHSWVVSKDSFPSELEVIAETADGLIMALQHKEYDLYGIQFHPESVLTPMGKAIVENWLAI
- a CDS encoding UpxY family transcription antiterminator, coding for MEEKQERYVDTITDDKNDWYAIRLYTTKQEEVAQFFTEKGIETFIPKQYVAEEDKQGRVHQKLKPVVRNLLFVKKTMEDTDFKRLVYESNFKMSVLTKAEDNSKYSLIPHDQMYEFRLMCNPDVHIRKFISAEEARLKAGDAVLVKFGPLKGMTGRLVRSSKKYYLLKEIPGIGVMLKVSRWCCVPQ